A DNA window from Ornithinimicrobium humiphilum contains the following coding sequences:
- a CDS encoding TIGR00730 family Rossman fold protein, with translation MTRRRDYQRGPVTLRGARVPASTTDQRLLDTRGSADWVHTDPWRVMRIQAEFVEGFGTLSELGRSVAVFGSARTPADHPSAALAEQIGGELVRAGYTVITGGGPGIMEAANKGAAAAGGTSVGLGIELPFETGLNEHVNVGINFRYFFVRKLMFVKYSEGFVVLPGGVGTLDELFEALTLLQTGKVTSFPVVLVGSSFWGPLLDWLRETLLAEGMITPEDLDLVRVTDDPEECVRWIVEARRERDARSSDTAL, from the coding sequence GTGACTCGACGACGGGACTACCAGCGAGGACCGGTCACCCTGCGCGGTGCGCGGGTGCCGGCCAGCACCACCGACCAGCGCCTGCTCGACACCCGGGGCTCGGCCGACTGGGTGCACACCGACCCGTGGCGGGTGATGCGCATCCAGGCGGAGTTCGTCGAGGGCTTCGGCACGCTCTCCGAGCTCGGCCGCAGCGTGGCGGTCTTCGGGTCCGCGCGCACGCCCGCCGACCACCCCTCCGCCGCGCTCGCCGAGCAGATCGGCGGCGAGCTGGTGCGCGCCGGCTACACGGTGATCACCGGGGGTGGGCCGGGCATCATGGAGGCCGCCAACAAGGGCGCCGCGGCCGCCGGCGGCACCTCGGTCGGGCTGGGCATCGAGCTGCCCTTCGAGACCGGCCTCAACGAGCACGTCAACGTCGGCATCAACTTCCGCTACTTCTTCGTGCGCAAGCTGATGTTCGTCAAGTACAGCGAGGGCTTCGTCGTGCTCCCCGGCGGCGTGGGCACCCTCGACGAGCTCTTCGAGGCCCTCACGCTGCTGCAGACGGGCAAGGTCACGAGCTTTCCGGTGGTGCTCGTGGGCAGCTCGTTCTGGGGGCCCCTGCTGGACTGGCTGCGCGAGACGCTGCTGGCCGAGGGCATGATCACGCCGGAGGACCTCGACCTCGTCCGGGTCACCGACGACCCGGAGGAGTGCGTGCGCTGGATCGTGGAGGCTCGGCGGGAGCGTGACGCTCGGTCTTCCGACACGGCCCTCTGA
- a CDS encoding DivIVA domain-containing protein, which produces MIIVVAVVAVLLVGAVVALCVSRLDVPGVPAAVTTESARALPAGPVSAEDVHDLRLDLAFRGYRMSQVDEALRRLGQELAERDAEIARLRDVAEHTGGHPR; this is translated from the coding sequence GTGATCATCGTCGTGGCCGTCGTCGCCGTGCTCCTCGTGGGCGCGGTGGTGGCGCTGTGCGTGAGCCGGCTCGACGTGCCGGGCGTGCCCGCGGCGGTGACGACGGAGTCGGCGCGTGCGCTGCCGGCCGGGCCCGTCTCGGCGGAGGACGTCCACGACCTCCGCCTCGACCTGGCGTTCCGGGGCTACCGGATGTCGCAGGTCGACGAGGCGCTGCGGCGCCTCGGGCAGGAGCTGGCCGAGCGCGACGCCGAGATCGCCAGGCTGCGCGACGTGGCCGAGCACACGGGAGGGCACCCTCGATGA
- a CDS encoding (deoxy)nucleoside triphosphate pyrophosphohydrolase → MTHPPRVVVAAVALVDDLAVPTRLLAARRNAPAALAGGWEFPGGKVEPGESPEEAAVREAREELGVEVELGALIGTRPWPLGGLHEMWLWWAVVRPGEPEPQPLVGHDEVRWLTRATLHDVPWLENDHAVVRHLEDLLVRGTDPA, encoded by the coding sequence ATGACGCATCCTCCCCGGGTCGTGGTCGCCGCCGTGGCGCTCGTCGACGACCTCGCCGTCCCCACCCGCCTGCTCGCCGCCCGCCGGAACGCCCCCGCGGCGCTCGCGGGAGGGTGGGAGTTCCCCGGCGGGAAGGTCGAGCCGGGGGAGTCGCCGGAGGAGGCCGCGGTCCGCGAGGCCCGCGAGGAGCTCGGCGTCGAGGTGGAGCTCGGTGCCCTCATCGGCACCCGCCCGTGGCCGCTCGGCGGGCTGCACGAGATGTGGCTCTGGTGGGCGGTCGTGCGCCCCGGCGAGCCGGAGCCGCAGCCCCTCGTCGGCCACGACGAGGTGCGCTGGCTGACCCGGGCCACGCTGCACGACGTGCCGTGGCTGGAGAACGACCACGCCGTGGTCCGTCACCTGGAGGACCTGCTGGTGAGGGGCACCGACCCCGCGTGA
- the mshB gene encoding N-acetyl-1-D-myo-inositol-2-amino-2-deoxy-alpha-D-glucopyranoside deacetylase: MTTRPDLRDGLPLGRRLRVVAVHAHPDDETLATGVALASHAAAGDEVHVITCTLGEEGEVIPPELVHLEGTGDLGPHRVGEVRAATAVLGARHHWLGGDPPRWRDSGMAGSPAAAHPRAFASADVGEAAGVLADLLEELRPDLVLTYDPHGGYGHPDHVQTHRVTVAAVARLPREQRPRLYMVLTPRSWAEEDREWLRAHVPEGVRSPAGGVARVPAPDDPFPPSVVDDGIVTHAVVDLAARDRQAAALREHPTQVTVHDGWYTLSNDIAARLPGREGYALLEVQES, encoded by the coding sequence GTGACGACGCGGCCCGACCTGCGCGACGGCCTGCCCCTCGGGCGGCGGTTGCGGGTCGTCGCCGTGCACGCCCACCCCGACGACGAGACCCTCGCCACCGGGGTGGCGCTCGCCTCCCACGCCGCCGCGGGCGACGAGGTGCACGTCATCACGTGCACGCTCGGGGAGGAGGGCGAGGTCATCCCCCCGGAGCTGGTGCACCTGGAGGGCACCGGGGACCTCGGCCCGCACCGCGTGGGCGAGGTCCGGGCGGCCACGGCCGTGCTCGGGGCCCGGCACCACTGGCTCGGTGGCGACCCGCCCCGCTGGCGCGACAGCGGTATGGCCGGTTCGCCCGCCGCCGCGCACCCGCGCGCCTTCGCGTCCGCGGACGTGGGGGAGGCGGCCGGCGTGCTGGCCGACCTCCTCGAGGAGCTGCGCCCCGACCTGGTCCTGACCTACGACCCGCACGGCGGCTACGGCCACCCCGACCACGTGCAGACGCACCGGGTCACGGTGGCAGCGGTGGCCCGTCTCCCGCGCGAGCAGCGCCCCCGCCTCTACATGGTCCTCACGCCGCGCTCCTGGGCGGAGGAGGACCGGGAGTGGCTGCGTGCCCACGTGCCCGAGGGGGTGCGCAGTCCCGCCGGGGGCGTGGCGCGCGTCCCGGCGCCCGACGACCCCTTCCCTCCGTCGGTGGTCGACGACGGGATCGTGACGCACGCGGTCGTCGACCTCGCGGCCCGCGACCGGCAGGCGGCCGCCCTGCGGGAGCACCCGACCCAGGTGACCGTCCACGACGGCTGGTACACCCTGAGCAACGACATCGCCGCCCGGCTGCCCGGCCGGGAGGGCTACGCCCTGCTGGAGGTGCAGGAAAGCTGA
- the typA gene encoding translational GTPase TypA, whose amino-acid sequence MPQTETGPAVPAGSTALLRDDIRNVAIVAHVDHGKTTLVDAMLTQGGAFAAMRGEHDDRVMDSGDLEREKGITILAKNTAIRYTGAHAPAGGMTINIIDTPGHADFGGEVERGLSMVDGVVLLVDASEGPLPQTRFVLRKALAAQMPVVLCINKVDRPDSRIAEVVDEVYALFMDLLDDHAPDQVEKALDFPVVYASAKAGRASLEVPDNGGLPDSPDLEPLFQTILETVPAPTYTEGAPLQAHVTNLDSSPFLGRLALCRVHEGTISKNQQVAWCRRDGSIQRVKITELLLTDGLERKPAEQAGPGDIIAIAGIPEITIGETLADAENPVPLPLITVDEPAISMTIGTNTSPLAGRVKGAKVTARLVKDRLDKELVGNVSLRVLPTERPDAWEVQGRGELALAILVEQMRREGYELTVGKPQVVTKEIDGKVHEPVERLTIDSPEEHLGTITQLMAARKGRMEQMTNHGTGWVRMEYVVPSRGLIGFRTEFLTETRGTGIAHHVFDGYAPWFGEIRTRQSGSLVSDRAGVATSYAMFNLQERGTMFLEPTTEVYEGMIVGENSRADDMDVNITKERKLTNVRSAGADVLERLVPPRLLSLEQSLEFCREDECVEVTPEAIRVRKVVLDANLRARAAARARNQS is encoded by the coding sequence ATGCCCCAGACCGAGACCGGCCCCGCTGTGCCCGCCGGCAGCACCGCACTCCTCCGCGACGACATCCGCAACGTCGCCATCGTCGCCCACGTCGACCACGGCAAGACGACCCTGGTCGACGCCATGCTCACGCAGGGCGGCGCCTTCGCCGCGATGCGCGGCGAGCACGACGACCGCGTCATGGACAGCGGTGACCTGGAGCGTGAGAAGGGGATCACGATCCTCGCCAAGAACACCGCGATCCGCTACACCGGAGCGCACGCCCCCGCCGGCGGCATGACGATCAACATCATCGACACCCCCGGCCACGCCGACTTCGGCGGCGAGGTCGAGCGCGGCCTGTCCATGGTCGACGGCGTCGTCCTCCTCGTGGACGCCTCCGAGGGCCCGCTCCCGCAGACCCGTTTCGTGCTGCGCAAGGCGCTCGCCGCCCAGATGCCCGTGGTGCTCTGCATCAACAAGGTGGACCGTCCCGACAGCCGCATCGCGGAGGTCGTCGACGAGGTCTACGCCCTGTTCATGGACCTGCTCGACGACCACGCCCCCGACCAGGTGGAGAAGGCCCTCGACTTCCCGGTCGTCTACGCCTCCGCCAAGGCCGGCCGCGCCTCCCTCGAGGTGCCCGACAACGGTGGCCTGCCGGACAGCCCCGACCTGGAGCCGCTGTTCCAGACGATCCTCGAGACGGTGCCCGCGCCCACCTACACCGAGGGTGCGCCGCTGCAGGCCCACGTCACCAACCTCGACTCCAGCCCGTTCCTGGGCCGCCTCGCGCTGTGCCGCGTCCACGAGGGCACGATCTCCAAGAACCAGCAGGTGGCCTGGTGCCGCCGCGACGGCTCGATCCAGCGCGTGAAGATCACCGAGCTGCTGCTCACCGACGGCCTCGAGCGCAAGCCCGCCGAGCAGGCCGGCCCCGGCGACATCATCGCGATCGCCGGCATCCCCGAGATCACGATCGGCGAGACGCTGGCCGACGCCGAGAACCCCGTGCCGCTGCCGCTCATCACGGTCGACGAGCCGGCGATCTCGATGACGATCGGCACCAACACCTCCCCGCTCGCCGGCCGGGTCAAGGGCGCCAAGGTCACCGCCCGCCTCGTCAAGGACCGCCTCGACAAGGAGCTCGTCGGCAACGTCTCGCTCCGCGTGCTCCCCACCGAGCGCCCGGACGCCTGGGAGGTCCAGGGCCGTGGCGAGCTCGCCCTGGCGATCCTCGTCGAACAGATGCGCCGCGAGGGCTACGAGCTGACCGTCGGCAAGCCGCAGGTGGTCACCAAGGAGATCGACGGCAAGGTGCACGAGCCGGTCGAGCGCCTGACCATCGACAGCCCCGAGGAGCACCTCGGCACCATCACCCAGCTGATGGCCGCCCGCAAGGGCCGCATGGAGCAGATGACCAACCACGGCACCGGCTGGGTGCGCATGGAGTACGTCGTCCCCTCCCGCGGCCTCATCGGCTTCCGCACCGAGTTCCTCACCGAGACCCGCGGCACCGGCATCGCCCACCACGTCTTCGACGGCTACGCCCCGTGGTTCGGCGAGATCCGCACCCGCCAGTCGGGCTCGCTGGTCTCCGACCGTGCGGGTGTCGCGACGTCCTACGCGATGTTCAACCTCCAGGAGCGCGGGACGATGTTCCTCGAGCCCACCACCGAGGTCTACGAGGGCATGATCGTCGGCGAGAACTCCCGCGCCGACGACATGGACGTCAACATCACCAAGGAGCGCAAGCTCACCAACGTGCGCTCCGCCGGCGCCGACGTGCTCGAGCGCCTCGTGCCGCCGCGCCTGCTCTCGCTGGAGCAGTCGCTGGAGTTCTGCCGCGAGGACGAGTGCGTCGAGGTGACCCCGGAGGCCATCCGGGTCCGCAAGGTGGTGCTGGACGCCAACCTGCGCGCCCGCGCCGCGGCCCGGGCCCGCAACCAGTCGTGA
- a CDS encoding flavin reductase family protein has product MGRFATGVTVVTSRHRGHDVALTVGSVASVSLDPVLLLVSLHNEARVLEGIEAGEGWGVSVLPAHHRGLAAWLGEPGRPLHNQLARVSHRRGDVLDVALVDDALAAFECRTWAAHPAGDHTVVIGEVVAVHVPRTDEPALVHYRGALGELR; this is encoded by the coding sequence ATGGGCCGCTTCGCCACCGGCGTCACGGTCGTCACCTCCCGTCATCGCGGCCACGACGTCGCCCTCACGGTCGGCTCGGTCGCCAGCGTCTCGCTGGACCCGGTGCTGCTGCTCGTGAGCCTGCACAACGAGGCCCGGGTGCTGGAGGGGATCGAGGCGGGGGAGGGCTGGGGCGTGAGCGTCCTCCCGGCCCACCACCGCGGGCTCGCGGCCTGGCTGGGGGAGCCCGGTCGCCCGCTGCACAACCAGCTGGCCCGGGTCAGCCACCGCCGAGGGGACGTCCTCGACGTGGCCCTGGTCGACGACGCCCTGGCGGCCTTCGAGTGCCGCACCTGGGCCGCCCACCCCGCCGGTGACCACACGGTCGTCATCGGCGAGGTCGTCGCCGTCCACGTGCCGCGCACCGACGAGCCCGCTCTCGTCCACTACCGTGGGGCGCTGGGAGAGCTGAGGTGA
- the fdxA gene encoding ferredoxin, protein MTYVIAQPCVDLKDKACIEECPVDCIYEGERSLYIHPDECVDCGACEPVCPVEAIYYEDDVPEEWADYYKANVEFFDDLGSPGGAAKMGVIPKDHPIIAALPPQSHDE, encoded by the coding sequence ATGACGTATGTGATCGCCCAGCCGTGCGTGGACCTGAAGGACAAGGCCTGCATCGAGGAATGCCCGGTCGACTGCATCTACGAGGGCGAGCGCTCGCTCTACATCCACCCTGACGAGTGCGTCGACTGCGGTGCGTGCGAGCCCGTCTGCCCCGTCGAGGCGATCTACTACGAGGACGACGTCCCGGAGGAGTGGGCCGACTACTACAAGGCCAACGTCGAGTTCTTCGACGACCTCGGCAGCCCCGGTGGCGCGGCCAAGATGGGTGTGATCCCCAAGGACCACCCGATCATCGCCGCCCTGCCGCCGCAGTCGCACGACGAGTGA
- a CDS encoding citrate synthase: protein MTDQNTTTPVLRHGDNELPLKVVPAVEGNNGLDISALLKTTGDTTLDVGFVNTASCTSEITYIDGDAGILRYRGYPIEQLAEKSTFLETTYLLIYGELPSPSELEAFDQRLRRHTLLVEDMKNFFDGFPRDAHPMSVLSSAVSALGTFYQDSHDPHDPEAVEISTIRLLAKVPTIASYAFRKSQGQSLLYPDNNYDLVENFLWMTFGQPTENYEMDPELAKALDLLFILHADHEQNCSTSTVRLVGSSEANLFNAISAGIHALSGPLHGGANSAVLTMLSQIQRDGGDVKEFVRRVKNKEDGVKLMGFGHRVYKNYDPRAAIVKKTAHQLFEKAGPNPLLDLAMELEQTALEDDYFVERKLYPNVDFYTGLIYESMGFPSNMFTVLFAIGRLPGWIAQYREMITDPATKIGRPRQVYTGSPARDYVPSSER, encoded by the coding sequence ATGACCGACCAGAACACCACCACCCCCGTGCTCCGTCACGGTGACAACGAGCTGCCGCTGAAGGTGGTGCCCGCGGTCGAGGGCAACAACGGCCTCGACATCAGCGCGCTGCTCAAGACCACGGGGGACACCACCCTGGACGTGGGCTTCGTCAACACCGCTTCCTGCACGTCGGAGATCACCTACATCGACGGTGACGCGGGCATCCTGCGCTACCGCGGCTACCCGATCGAGCAGCTGGCCGAGAAGTCGACCTTCCTCGAGACCACCTACCTGCTCATCTACGGCGAGCTGCCCTCGCCCTCCGAGCTGGAGGCCTTCGACCAGCGCCTGCGCCGCCACACCCTGCTCGTCGAGGACATGAAGAACTTCTTCGACGGCTTCCCGCGCGACGCGCACCCGATGTCGGTGCTCTCCTCCGCCGTCTCGGCGCTGGGCACCTTCTACCAGGACAGCCACGACCCGCACGACCCCGAGGCCGTCGAGATCTCCACGATCCGCCTGCTGGCCAAGGTGCCGACCATCGCGTCCTACGCCTTCCGCAAGAGCCAGGGCCAGTCCCTGCTCTACCCGGACAACAACTACGACCTCGTCGAGAACTTCCTCTGGATGACCTTCGGTCAGCCCACCGAGAACTACGAGATGGACCCCGAGCTCGCCAAGGCTCTCGACCTGCTCTTCATCCTCCACGCCGACCACGAGCAGAACTGCTCCACCTCCACGGTGCGCCTGGTGGGCTCCTCCGAGGCCAACCTGTTCAACGCGATCTCCGCGGGCATCCACGCGCTCTCCGGCCCGCTGCACGGTGGCGCCAACTCCGCGGTGCTGACCATGCTGTCGCAGATCCAGCGCGACGGCGGCGACGTCAAGGAGTTCGTCCGCCGGGTCAAGAACAAGGAGGACGGCGTCAAGCTCATGGGCTTCGGCCACCGGGTCTACAAGAACTACGACCCGCGTGCGGCCATCGTCAAGAAGACGGCCCACCAGCTCTTCGAGAAGGCCGGCCCCAACCCGCTGCTGGACCTGGCCATGGAGCTCGAGCAGACCGCCCTCGAGGACGACTACTTCGTGGAGCGCAAGCTCTACCCGAACGTCGACTTCTACACCGGCCTGATCTACGAGTCGATGGGCTTCCCGAGCAACATGTTCACGGTGCTCTTCGCCATCGGCCGTCTCCCGGGCTGGATCGCCCAGTACCGCGAGATGATCACCGACCCGGCCACCAAGATCGGCCGCCCGCGGCAGGTCTACACCGGTTCGCCGGCGCGCGACTACGTGCCCTCCTCGGAGCGCTGA
- a CDS encoding VanW family protein has product MGEGDAMRDGLREERTSGPGREWLSIVLRLLAAVLVLGGLYVGAAFYFKDRPPAGVTVDGIEIGSLTRDQARAHLEDELAPRLQEPVTVAVPSGEGDPEQLSLVPADSGLGFDLDATLKDAVGLSFDPRTLWAHVSGADRELELVGTVDREALTSAVQALAEDFDADAVEGEVTLTDTGVEVVDSGDGRTLDVPATVEAVAEGWPDRTSVEGASSSVSPVLAQAELDRFRTEEVEPALSAPVRVTAKRGDSRLTAEIAPREIADMLTVERSEDQASLSLVLDEEAMLARVRQDLGQLERGPRDATVALEGSQVVVVPARTGFSLDVEDLPDAFRTAMRASGAERTISVALEEIQPEIPTSASDAWRFTVMSHFESEFPTGPANEARTANLAAGVRHVNGTVVMPGEQFSLSRALGDISPAGGYVEAPIIQDGRLVMGLGGGLSQVSTVVFNASWLAGVQLDAHTPHSFYIARYPAGREATLAVPVIDNTWTNDTSNPIVVRSWISGNRIVMEFLGQRQYDVQTVDGPWRDRKTGEKRTDDSPNCVPQSPAEGFSITTTRILSRGGSEVKRDTFNTTYVPADEIVCTNPQAGR; this is encoded by the coding sequence ATGGGCGAGGGGGACGCGATGCGTGACGGCCTGCGCGAGGAGCGCACGAGCGGTCCTGGCCGCGAGTGGCTGTCAATCGTGCTGCGGCTCCTCGCCGCCGTCCTCGTCCTGGGCGGCCTCTACGTCGGAGCCGCCTTCTACTTCAAGGACCGGCCGCCCGCCGGCGTCACCGTCGACGGCATCGAGATCGGCTCGCTGACCCGTGACCAGGCCCGGGCCCACCTGGAGGACGAGCTGGCGCCGCGGCTCCAGGAGCCGGTCACCGTCGCCGTCCCCTCCGGCGAGGGCGACCCCGAGCAGCTCTCGCTCGTCCCGGCCGACTCCGGCCTGGGCTTCGACCTCGACGCGACCCTCAAGGACGCCGTCGGGCTGAGCTTCGACCCGCGCACCCTGTGGGCGCACGTCTCCGGTGCCGACCGCGAGCTGGAGCTCGTCGGCACGGTCGACCGCGAGGCGCTGACCTCCGCCGTCCAGGCCCTGGCCGAGGACTTCGACGCCGACGCCGTCGAGGGCGAGGTCACCCTGACCGACACCGGTGTGGAGGTCGTCGACTCCGGCGACGGCCGCACCCTCGACGTGCCCGCGACCGTCGAGGCGGTCGCCGAGGGCTGGCCCGACCGGACCAGCGTCGAGGGAGCCTCGAGCAGCGTCTCGCCGGTCCTGGCGCAGGCCGAGCTCGACCGCTTCCGCACCGAGGAGGTGGAGCCCGCCCTCTCCGCACCCGTCCGCGTCACCGCCAAGCGCGGCGACAGCAGGCTGACCGCCGAGATCGCGCCCCGTGAGATCGCCGACATGCTGACGGTGGAGCGCTCCGAGGACCAGGCCTCGCTCTCCCTCGTGCTCGACGAGGAGGCCATGCTGGCGCGCGTCCGGCAGGACCTGGGCCAGCTCGAGCGCGGCCCCCGCGACGCCACGGTCGCCCTGGAGGGCTCCCAGGTCGTCGTCGTGCCGGCCCGCACCGGGTTCTCCCTCGACGTGGAGGACCTTCCCGACGCCTTCCGGACCGCGATGAGGGCCAGCGGGGCCGAGCGCACCATCAGCGTCGCCCTGGAGGAGATCCAGCCCGAGATCCCCACGTCGGCCTCCGACGCGTGGCGTTTCACCGTCATGTCGCACTTCGAGTCCGAGTTCCCGACCGGGCCGGCCAACGAGGCGCGCACGGCCAACCTGGCCGCCGGCGTGCGGCACGTCAACGGCACCGTGGTCATGCCCGGCGAGCAGTTCAGCCTGTCCCGCGCCCTGGGTGACATCAGCCCGGCCGGGGGCTACGTCGAGGCGCCGATCATCCAGGACGGCCGGCTCGTGATGGGCCTGGGTGGTGGCCTGTCCCAGGTCTCCACGGTGGTCTTCAACGCGTCGTGGCTGGCCGGCGTGCAGCTGGACGCCCACACCCCGCACTCGTTCTACATCGCCCGCTATCCCGCCGGTCGCGAGGCCACCCTCGCGGTCCCCGTGATCGACAACACCTGGACCAACGACACGTCCAACCCGATCGTGGTCCGGTCCTGGATCTCCGGCAACCGGATCGTCATGGAGTTCCTCGGCCAGCGGCAGTACGACGTGCAGACGGTCGACGGGCCGTGGCGGGATCGCAAGACCGGGGAGAAGCGCACGGACGACAGCCCGAACTGCGTGCCGCAGAGCCCGGCCGAGGGCTTCTCGATCACCACGACGCGCATCCTGTCGCGCGGGGGCAGCGAGGTGAAGCGCGACACCTTCAACACCACCTACGTGCCGGCGGACGAGATCGTCTGCACCAACCCGCAGGCAGGCCGCTGA
- a CDS encoding PucR family transcriptional regulator, which produces MTPPRVPTADGWHGTRPDWVHELLDDIAALVGAPALVEDTEHVVVAYSRHDDPGDAVRATTILGRRATDDVSAWLAGLGIARATGATRVPGNPHLGMKPRVCVPLRRGADLVGYLWFIDPDQEMSPFDLERAEQAGAALAEVLWHDLPPGDLGSSRTLRTLLAGDLPTDPRVERLEEARARTGAGLVVLAVGTREHDPASLRLRPALSALVSRLAGQAAVAAVVDDLGTVVCLEPCGTLDLTGLVRETLPGGSDLAVGIGDPVADVPRLPRALDTALAALACCVEWPARGPVLSWPEAGMHRLVPHLLDDADGPARALVEQLRTMAASPDQEHLVRTVEVYLDLAGHAQATAAALVLHRTTLYQRLQRFTELTGVDLRDGEARTLVHVALKAARLPHA; this is translated from the coding sequence ATGACCCCGCCCCGGGTCCCCACCGCCGACGGCTGGCACGGCACGCGTCCGGACTGGGTCCACGAGCTCCTCGACGACATCGCGGCACTGGTCGGCGCACCCGCCCTCGTCGAGGACACCGAGCACGTCGTCGTCGCCTACAGCCGTCACGACGACCCGGGCGACGCCGTGCGCGCGACCACGATCCTGGGCCGCCGCGCCACCGACGACGTCAGCGCCTGGCTCGCCGGTCTCGGCATCGCCCGCGCCACCGGGGCGACCCGGGTGCCGGGCAACCCGCACCTGGGGATGAAGCCCCGCGTCTGCGTGCCCCTGCGCCGGGGCGCGGACCTCGTCGGCTACCTGTGGTTCATCGACCCGGACCAGGAGATGTCGCCCTTCGACCTGGAGCGGGCCGAGCAGGCCGGGGCGGCCCTCGCCGAGGTGCTCTGGCACGACCTGCCGCCGGGCGACCTGGGGAGCAGCCGCACCCTGCGCACCCTGCTCGCCGGCGACCTGCCGACCGACCCCCGGGTCGAGCGCCTGGAGGAGGCCCGGGCCCGGACGGGCGCCGGGCTGGTCGTGCTCGCGGTCGGGACCCGCGAGCACGACCCGGCGTCGCTGCGCCTGCGACCGGCGTTGAGCGCCCTCGTGTCCCGGCTGGCCGGCCAGGCGGCCGTCGCCGCCGTCGTCGACGACCTCGGCACCGTCGTCTGCCTCGAACCTTGCGGCACTCTCGACCTGACCGGCCTCGTCCGCGAGACGCTGCCCGGCGGGTCCGACCTCGCGGTCGGCATCGGCGACCCCGTGGCCGACGTCCCCCGGCTCCCCCGCGCGCTCGACACCGCCCTCGCGGCGCTGGCCTGCTGCGTCGAGTGGCCGGCCCGGGGCCCCGTGCTCAGCTGGCCCGAGGCCGGGATGCACCGCCTGGTCCCCCACCTCCTCGACGACGCCGACGGCCCGGCCCGGGCGCTCGTGGAGCAGCTGCGCACGATGGCGGCCAGCCCCGACCAGGAGCACCTGGTCCGGACCGTCGAGGTCTACCTCGACCTGGCCGGCCACGCCCAGGCCACCGCCGCGGCGCTCGTCCTGCACCGGACCACGCTCTACCAACGGCTGCAGCGCTTCACCGAGCTGACCGGGGTGGACCTGCGCGACGGGGAGGCCCGGACCCTCGTGCACGTGGCCCTCAAGGCCGCACGCCTGCCGCACGCCTGA